CAGCAATAGGCCCCGTAATTGGGCCTGCGCCGGCGATGCTGGCAAAGTGGTGCCCTAACAGCACCGGGGCCGGTGTGGGAACATAGTCCACTCCGTCGTACAAGGTTTCAGCCGGCGTCTTAGCCTTGGGGTCAAGAACGAAAACTTTCTCTGCCAAATATTTACCATAAAAAACATAACCGACAAATAGAATGATAGCGCCAATTACGACCATTAAGGTGGTACTCATATTAAAGTCCTCCTTTTACCCTATGGTCAAAATTATTGTAACCCTAATGAGGCCGCGTAGCTCTCTCCCTCAGCCTCCTTTCCCTCAGGCACACGGTAGGCCTTCCGTACCGAGCGCCCGGCTTTGTTACTATATACTTCATTAGCGGCAAGATCTACCGCCAGAAGCCTCACCTCGCACCAACCTTGTATCAGAAAACTAAAATTACGACTGTAACGGAAACGTTCGATAATACGTCGGGCCTCAGGAGTGACGCCGGCAGCAGCCACCAAGACTCCTGTAACTATTGAGGACATGTGTTCTTGGCTGGGGTTGACCAGCTCAGCAACTGCTCTCTTAAGATAGGCACAAAACTCCTCGGCTACTTGTGGCGTAATTCGGTCCTGGCATCGTACCAATACCGTTTCGTGGTTTTCATAGGCATAGAGCGTAATCTTCTTCAAAAAGAAATACTTCTCGTTACGCATGTTAAAACGGGCCACCAAATTCATGGTCTGGCCGGCCACAGGTTCTTTCGGGGCTAAGTCGAAGTATGGCGCTAACCGTTTGGTAATAACTTCAAGATATTCATTCCCGGATAACATTGGCCTACACTCCTCCTTATTAAAATAATAACAAAAACCGCTGAACCCCAGCTACTAAATAGGGTTCAGCGGTATAAATTACCGGCTGAACGGTTAAAAACCGCTGCTGACCGGTTTAGCCAATTAAAGTACCAGTCCCAGTTTCTCTCGCAGTATCGGTGCCTGTCGCCGGCTCACCGGTATTTCGGTGTGTTCGGCATCAGCTATTACCAATAAGTAGCTCCCATGAAACCAAGGGATAATCTCAGCCACATGATCGATATTTACCAGATAGCCCTTGTGAACACGAAAAAACCGGTAGCCCAGTCGCTTCTCCAGCTCTGCTAACGTGCTGCGCA
Above is a genomic segment from Bacillota bacterium containing:
- a CDS encoding carbon starvation protein A, producing the protein MSTTLMVVIGAIILFVGYVFYGKYLAEKVFVLDPKAKTPAETLYDGVDYVPTPAPVLLGHHFASIAGAGPITGPIAAAAFGWLPVFLWIVIGSVFFGGVHDFSALIASARHDGKSIGEVVRAHIGERGQFFFLCFSYLALVLVVAVFAI